The DNA segment AATAGCTTTATTACCGCGCGCTTTTTCGCGTGCGATATCTAAGGCACAGTGGAAGGGAAGGATTAACGGACACGCTTCAGAGATAAGCAGACGTTCCTCTACAGGGACGCCACGCTCTTTAAGCATGTTGATCTCTTTCATCAGGGCGTCAGGTGCAAGCACCACGCCATTACCGATAATGCATTTTACATTATCGCGTAAGATCCCTGATGGAATAAGATGAAGAACGGTTTTGTCACCATCGATAACAAGAGTGTGACCCGCATTGTGGCCACCTTGATAACGAACGACATATTTGGCCTGTTCGGTAAGTAGGTCGACTATCTTACCCTTTCCTTCGTCACCCCATTGGGTGCCGAGAACTACGACGTTTTTGCCCATTATTTGCTGCAAGGTAGTGGTTAAAAAAGAATTCTAACAGATTTTAAACCGCAAGTGGTAAGGCATTTATGAAAAAATAATCAAAATGACCAGCCCAGCTGTGACTAAAGAACCGCCAATCCGGCGTAAAACTTGCTGATTTTGATGGGAAAGCTCGTTTAAATATCGGCGCCATTTATTGGGGAATAACAAAGGCCCCACGCCCTCTAAAATCAGCACCAATGCCACGGCCAGCATAAATAACTGTAAGCTCATCTTCCCCTCTCTTCGAACAGTCAGCAAAAAACACTTTCATTAACGCGAGCATAGCCAATTTTAGGCAATAAAAAACCCAGCATAAGCTGGGTTTTTTGAGATTCCAAAACGTATTAACGCTTTGAGAATTGTGGCTTACGACGTGCTTTACGTAGACCCACTTTCTTACGCTCAACTTTACGAGCATCACGGGTAACGAAACCTGCAGAACGTAATGATGGACGTAGAGCTTCATCTAATTCCATCAGGGCACGAGTGATACCGTGACGGATTGCACCTGCTTGGCCAGTGATACCACCGCCCTTAACAGTTACATAGATGTCTAGCTTTTCAGTCATTTCAACTAGCTCTAATGGTTGACGAACAACCATACGAGCAGTTTCACGACCAAAATATTCGTCCAAAGGACGTTGGTTCACGACGATGTTACCACTACCAGCTTTAGCGAATACGCGAGCAGTAGATGTTTTGCGACGGCCAGTGCCGTAGTACTGAGTTGCAGACATTAGCTTACTCCCGGATTAGATATCAAGAACTTGTGGTTGTTGTGCAGCATGGTTATGTTCTGCGCCAGCGTAAACTTTCAGTTTACGGTACATGGCACGTCCTAGAGGACCTTTTGGCAACATACCTTTTACTGCTTTCTCGATAATCATTTCTGGCTTATGATCTTGCAGCTTATCAAAGCTAATCTGCTTGATTCCACCAGGGAAACCAGAATGAGAGTAGTAAGTCTTAGCTGCTGCTTTGTTACCAGTTACAGTTACTTTCTCAGCATTGATAACGATGATGTAATCGCCAGTATCAACGTGAGGAGTGTATTCTGCCTTATGCTTGCCACGTAGACGCAGAGCGATCTCAGTAGCCATACGACCTAAAGTTTTACCTTCAGCGTCAACAACGAACCATTCGCGCGTCACTGTTTCTGGTGTAGCAGTATATGTAGTCTTCATTTACAAAAACCCAAAGTTAATTTCTGTCTCACATGTTGCCTACAATGGTAAACAACACAAAATTGCCTTTCAGTACCCCTTCGAGTACTTAACTCGGCGTACAACTTCCACCTAGTTTGGCGGAGTAACGAGGGCAGGTCGCGAATTATAGACAAACGTGAGTTAAAAATCACCTAATTTTTTGACAAAAATCATAAAAAATCGATCTGTGAGGCTGATTTTCACTGGGATGGATGGGTCACAGGAGGTTTGCGCAAAAAACGCGCTAACCTCCGATAAAGCTCACTCGCTAACTTATGGTAAATGTTCTGATTTTAAGTAATCGTGGGATTGCATTTCGATTAAGCGAGAGCGGCAGCGTCTAAATTCAAAACTCAATAAGCCATCGGTGTAAATCTCTTCTAGCGGCACCTGCGCGGAAACGATCAACTTAACGTTGCGCTCGTAAAACTCATCCACCATGGCCAAGAAACGTCTGGCGATATCATCACCCGTTAAAAACGCGCCCATTTGTTCGATGCCACTCACCAACACAGTATGATAAATCCGCGCCAGCTCCATATAATCCCGCTGACTACGGGGACCATCGCATAAGGCCCTGAAATCCGCGAGCAACACGCCTTGCGCCTGTTGACGTATGCTGATTGCTCGCCCTTCAATCTCAATCGCGTCGGTTGATACTTCGGCCTCGGGGGCTAACTGACGGAAATAACGCAGCAAGTTAGTATCGGCTTCTTCATCGAGTGGATGGTGATAAATCTCGGCCTGCTCCAGTGTGCGTAGACGATAGTCGATGCCCGAATCCACATTGAGTACTTCACAATGCTGATTGATCAAGGCGATCGCGGGAAGGAATCGCGCCCGTTGCAATCCGTTTTTATACAAATCATCGGGAATGATGTTTGAGGTAGCGACTAATACCACACCTTCTTTAAAGAGGGCTTGGAATAAGGTGCCAAGTAACATGGCATCAGTGATATCAGAGACAAAAAATTCATCAAAACAAATGACTCGGTATTTAGCCGCCATTTGTTTGGCTATCACTAACAAAGGATCGCGCGTACCTTTGAGCGCATCCAGATCCAAATGCAGTTGATGCATAAAGCGGTGAAAGTGCGCCCTTAATTTTTGATTACCTGGCAGCGCATCAAAAAAAGTGTCCATCAAATAGGTTTTGCCGCGACCGACACCGCCCCAAAGATACAATCCCTTAGGCGCGACAGGTGCAGACTTAAGGCCAAAGGAGGTCAGTAACTTGCCTAAGAGTGAGCTTGGCGCTTCGGCAGCGGTTAAATCCTCGTAGACGCGTTGCAGCGCCTTTACGGCCATTTCCTGCGCGGGATCATGGGAAAAACCATCACGAGTAAGATCTTTTTGGTAATGCTGCCAAGGGCTTAACTGGGGCACGTTATAATTCTCTTTTATCCTTTGGAAAAACTGCGTCGATATTACCACGGCCTCTCACACAGGGCATATATTTATCCCCCAACAAGCTAAGGATGCTGGATTCCATTTTTAGGCACTCGATGACGGAAAAGCCAAATTGGGCACGAAAGGATAAAAACTTATTTAGAAAGCGCTATGCTGTTAACTTATTTCACTCGACGATTGAAACATTTTAAGACTTGAAAAAGGCCTTAAAAGCCCACAGGTTTCACTTAAGTTACAGCCCATAAAATGCTGATAAAATAACCGTTAAGATATTAACCTTTGTTAATATTGATGAACTTTTTCAATGAGGTGCGTGTCCGAATGGTTACCTAGGCAAATAGCCGGTACCGATACAGATTCGATCTGGTGCGGACACAACTCACGACGCATTACATCCAGATCCTTGATCCCTTATTTGGAGTTATGAATAGATGAAAACGAAACTATCTGTACTTTCAGCCGCAATGTTAGCCGCAACTCTGACAATGATGCCCGCTGTCTCACAGGCCGCTATTCCGCAATCTGTTGAGGGTCAATCCATTCCAAGTCTTGCGCCTATGTTAGAGCGCACGACGCCCGCCGTGGTTTCCGTGGCGGTATCTGGCACGCACGTCTCCAAACAACGTGTACCCGATGTGTTCCGTTATTTCTTCGGCCCCAATGCACCGCAGGAACAAGTACAAGAGCGTCCTTTTAGAGGCTTAGGCTCAGGTGTGATTATCGACGCAGATAAAGGTTATATCGTCACCAACAACCATGTGATCGACGGTGCCGATGATATCCAAGTCGGTCTGCACGATGGTCAGTGAAGTCAAAGCCAAGCTGATTGGTACCGACTCAGAGTCCGACATTGCCTTGCTGCAAATTGAAGCGAAAAATCTAGTCGCAATCAAAACCTCAGATTCTGATGAACTACGTGTGGGTGACTTTGCCGTCGCTATCGGTAACCCCTTTGGTTTAGGCCAAACCGTCACCTCAGGGATTGTCAGCGCCCTAGGTCGCAGCGGTTTAGGCATTGAAATGCTTGAAAACTTTATCCAAACCGACGCGGCGATTAACAGCGGTAACTCGGGCGGCGCGCTGGTTAACCTGAAAGGTGAGCTGATCGGTATTAACACCGCCATCGTAGCGCCAGGCGGTGGTAACGTGGGTATCGGTTTTGCGATCCCTGCCAATATGGTGAAAAACCTCGTGGCACAAATTGCCGAGCACGGTGAAGTTCGCCGTGGCGTGCTCGGGATCTCTGGCCGCGACTTAGATAGCCAACTCGCCCAAGGTTTTGGTCTAGATACCCAGCACGGTGGTTTTGTGAATGAAGTCACCGCGGGCAGCGCCGCTGAAAAAGCCGGCATCAAGGCGGGTGATATTATCGTCAGCGTCGATGGCCGTGCGATTAAATCCTTCCAAGAGCTGCGAGCCAAAGTCGCGACTATGGGCGCGGGTGCCAAGGTTGAACTAGGACTTATCCGCGATGGCGATAAGAAAACCGTGAATGTCACCTTAGGTGAAGCAAGCCAAACCACTGAAAAAGCTGCAGGTGCTGTGCACCCCATGCTACAAGGCGCCTCGCTAGAAAACGCTTCGAAAGGGGTGGAAATTACTGAGGTGGCCCAAGGCTCGCCAGCGGCAATGAGCGGCTTACAAAAAGGCGATGTGATTGTCGGCATTAACCGTTCGGCGGTGAAAGATCTGAAATCACTCAAGGAGCAGCTCAAAGATCAAGAAGGCGCTGTCGCCCTGAAGATCCTCCGTGGTAAGAGCTTGTTGTACTTAGTGCTGCGTTAATCGGTACGCCGCCCTGATCTTTATCCCATTATCAGATGCGGATCAGCATAGGGAACGCGGGTTCCCTATGCTTTGACTTGTTAAACATGTTAATCTAACTCACCTTTTTTAATACTTAGCCTGCCATGACAATAAAAGAAACCCTGTTATATCTCGGTAAAGCCGTGCTCTTCGGCCTTATCATGGCGGCCATGTTTTTGTTAGTTACACACTACTTCGACAATAAGAATCTCGGCAGCTCGTTACTGCAAAACCGGGGGAACAACACGGTCGAACTCTCCTTTGCTAAGGCCGTACGCCGCGCCGCCCCTGCCGTAGTCAATATTTATAGCTTAAGTATCGATCAGAGCCGTCCGCTAAACTCTGGCTCCCTCCAAGGCCTAGGCTCAGGGGTGATCATGAGTAAAGAAGGCTATATTCTCACGAATTATCATGTCATTAAAAAAGCCGATGAAATTGTAGTCGCCCTACAAGATGGCCGCAAATTCACCTCGGAAGTCGTAGGTTTTGATCCCGAAACCGATCTTTCAGTGCTTAAGATCGAAGGCGATAATCTTCCTACTGTGCCTGTCAATCTAGACAGCCCACCGCAGGTTGGTGATGTGGTATTAGCCATTGGTAACCCTTATAACCTCGGCCAAACTATTACCCAAGGCATTATCAGCGCCACGGGTCGTAACGGCTTGAGTTCGGGTTATTTAGACTTTTTACAGACAGATGCCGCGATTAACGCCGGTAACTCAGGCGGCGCCTTAATCGACACTAATGGTAGCCTGATTGGTATCAACACCGCCGCCTTCCAAGTGGGCGGCGAAGGTGGCGGCCACGGCATTAACTTCGCGATCCCAATTAAACTGGCCCACAGCATTATGGGTAAACTGATTAAAAATGGTCGAGTGATCCGTGGTGCCTTAGGGATCTCTGGCGAACCGATTAACCC comes from the Shewanella seohaensis genome and includes:
- a CDS encoding DUF2065 domain-containing protein yields the protein MSLQLFMLAVALVLILEGVGPLLFPNKWRRYLNELSHQNQQVLRRIGGSLVTAGLVILIIFS
- the rpsI gene encoding 30S ribosomal protein S9; translated protein: MSATQYYGTGRRKTSTARVFAKAGSGNIVVNQRPLDEYFGRETARMVVRQPLELVEMTEKLDIYVTVKGGGITGQAGAIRHGITRALMELDEALRPSLRSAGFVTRDARKVERKKVGLRKARRKPQFSKR
- the rplM gene encoding 50S ribosomal protein L13 codes for the protein MKTTYTATPETVTREWFVVDAEGKTLGRMATEIALRLRGKHKAEYTPHVDTGDYIIVINAEKVTVTGNKAAAKTYYSHSGFPGGIKQISFDKLQDHKPEMIIEKAVKGMLPKGPLGRAMYRKLKVYAGAEHNHAAQQPQVLDI
- the zapE gene encoding cell division protein ZapE, translating into MPQLSPWQHYQKDLTRDGFSHDPAQEMAVKALQRVYEDLTAAEAPSSLLGKLLTSFGLKSAPVAPKGLYLWGGVGRGKTYLMDTFFDALPGNQKLRAHFHRFMHQLHLDLDALKGTRDPLLVIAKQMAAKYRVICFDEFFVSDITDAMLLGTLFQALFKEGVVLVATSNIIPDDLYKNGLQRARFLPAIALINQHCEVLNVDSGIDYRLRTLEQAEIYHHPLDEEADTNLLRYFRQLAPEAEVSTDAIEIEGRAISIRQQAQGVLLADFRALCDGPRSQRDYMELARIYHTVLVSGIEQMGAFLTGDDIARRFLAMVDEFYERNVKLIVSAQVPLEEIYTDGLLSFEFRRCRSRLIEMQSHDYLKSEHLP
- the degS gene encoding outer membrane-stress sensor serine endopeptidase DegS, whose protein sequence is MTIKETLLYLGKAVLFGLIMAAMFLLVTHYFDNKNLGSSLLQNRGNNTVELSFAKAVRRAAPAVVNIYSLSIDQSRPLNSGSLQGLGSGVIMSKEGYILTNYHVIKKADEIVVALQDGRKFTSEVVGFDPETDLSVLKIEGDNLPTVPVNLDSPPQVGDVVLAIGNPYNLGQTITQGIISATGRNGLSSGYLDFLQTDAAINAGNSGGALIDTNGSLIGINTAAFQVGGEGGGHGINFAIPIKLAHSIMGKLIKNGRVIRGALGISGEPINPVVAQILNLPDLRGVLVTGVDPNGPAARAQLQPRDVIIKYGDEDVPGVEMLMDRIAETTPGKKIMMTVIRQGKQQELPVIIDEKVVVDN